The following coding sequences are from one Rutidosis leptorrhynchoides isolate AG116_Rl617_1_P2 chromosome 11, CSIRO_AGI_Rlap_v1, whole genome shotgun sequence window:
- the LOC139875060 gene encoding uncharacterized protein produces MCERKRYELVEALRKRKVEFCVSKRLDGRVKGRLRSSTTSCGSRDRELVIQEVTYTVISAYAPHVGLGEAEKRHFWESLDEVVRMCPTDHRLLIGGDLNGHIGTDVEVYAGTHGGFGYGVRNEEELSILEFAVAHNLVVANSFFKKTAAHLATFHSGG; encoded by the exons ATGTGCGAACGCAAACGGTATGAGCTAGTTGAGGCTTTACGTAAACGTAAAGTGGAATTCTGTGTGTccaagagactagatggaagggtcAAGGGGCGGCTAAGATCAAGCACTACAAGTTGTGGTTCTCGGGATCGAGA GTTAGTAATACAGGAGGTGACTTACACGGTCATTAGCGCTTACGCACCCCATGTAGGCCTAGGAGAAGCTGAAAAGAGACACTTCTGGGAATCATTAGACGAGGTTGTGAGGATGTGCCCTACGGACCATCGATTACTTATTGGTGGAGATCTAAATGGCCATATAGGAACGGATGTCGAGGTTTATGCGGGTACCCATGGGGGTTTTGGATACGGAGTAAGAAATGAGGAAGAGCTCTCTATTCTCGAATTTGCTGTTGCTCACAATTTGGTTGTTGCGAACTCGTTTTTCAAAAAGACGGCTGCCCATCTAGCAACTTTCCATAGTGGGGGTTAG